From the genome of Nicotiana sylvestris chromosome 2, ASM39365v2, whole genome shotgun sequence, one region includes:
- the LOC138885882 gene encoding uncharacterized protein codes for MAFLKKNIFTRFGTPRAIISDIGSFYCNKAFDTLLSKYGVTHMVSTPYHPQESGQVEVSNKEIKSTKTVNANQTDWSRKLDDALWAYRTACKNLIAANLRVEQLNKLDEFRFHAYSSSSLYKDKMKYLHDKYIRNKEFKEGDLVLLFNSRLHMFPGKLKSKWSGTFEVVHVTPFGALDLKNKNCEIFSVNGH; via the exons ATGGCTTtcttgaagaaaaacatattcacaaGGTTCGGCACACCAAGGGCCATTATCAGTGATATAGGTTCTTTTTATTGTAACAAAGCCTTTGACACTTTActctccaagtatggtgtcactcacatGGTGTCAACTCCCTATCACCCCCAAGAAAGTGGACAGGTTGAGGTCTCTAATAAGGAGATCAAGAGTaccaagactgtcaatgcaaaccagactgattggtcaaggaaacttgatgatgctttatgggcctATAGAACAGCGTGCAAGAATctaattg ctgcaaATCTTAGGGTGGAGCAATTGAATAagcttgatgagttccggtttcatgcttactccagctcatcactgtataaggacaagatgaagtacctacaTGATAAGTATATCCGGAACAAAGAATTCAAAGAAGGTGACcttgttctcttattcaactctcggttgCATATGTTTCCAGGAAAGctaaagtcaaaatggagtggaacctttgaagtggtgcatgtaactccctttggtgctctagatttgaaaaacaagaattGTGAGATCTTTAGTGTCAATGGGCATTGA